One region of Coffea eugenioides isolate CCC68of unplaced genomic scaffold, Ceug_1.0 ScVebR1_1468;HRSCAF=2321, whole genome shotgun sequence genomic DNA includes:
- the LOC113755404 gene encoding inositol-3-phosphate synthase, giving the protein MFIENFKVDSPNVKYSESEIHSVYNYETTELVHENRDGTYQWIVKPKSVQYEFRTDIHVPKLGVMLVGWGGNNGSTLTGGVIANREGISWATKDKVQQANYFGSLTQASSIRVGSFNGEEIYAPFKSLLPMVNPEDIVFGGWDISNLNLADAMARAKVLDIDLQKQLRPYMESMVPLPGIYDPDFIAANQGSRANNLIKGTKKEQVEQVIKDIREFKEKNKVDKIVVLWTANTERYSNVAVGLNDTTENLLAALDRNEAEISPSTLYAIACMYENVPFINGSPQNTFVPGLIDLAIKRNCLIGGDDFKSGQTKMKSVLVDFLVGAGIKPTSIVSYNHLGNNDGMNLSAPQTFRSKEISKSNVVDDMVASNGILYEPGEHPDHVVVIKYVPYVGDSKRAMDEYTSEIFMGGKSTIVLHNTCEDSLLAAPIILDLVLLAELSTRIQLKAEGEGKFHSFHPVATILSYLSKAPLVPPGTPVVNALSKQRAMLENILRACVGLAPENNMILEYK; this is encoded by the exons ATGTTTATCGAGAACTTTAAGGTTGACAGCCCCAATGTGAAGTACTCCGAGAGTGAGATTCACTCTGTTTATAACTATGAAACCACCGAACTTGTTCATGAGAACAGAGACGGTACTTATCAGTGGATTGTCAAGCCCAAATCTGTTCAATATGAATTCAGGACTGATATTCATGTCCCCAAATTAGG GGTTATGCTTGTGGGGTGGGGAGGGAACAATGGTTCAACTCTGACAGGAGGCGTCATTGCAAACAGGGA GGGAATTTCTTGGGCAACCAAGGACAAAGTGCAACAAGCAAATTACTTCGGCTCTCTTACCCAGGCATCTTCCATAAGGGTTGGATCCTTCAATGGAGAGGAGATCTATGCCCCATTCAAGAGCCTCCTTCCCATG GTCAACCCAGAAGACATTGTTTTTGGCGGGTGGGACATAAGCAACCTGAATTTGGCTGATGCCATGGCCAGGGCTAAGGTCTTAGATATTGATCTACAGAAACAATTGAGGCCCTACATGGAATCCATGGTCCCTCTCCCTGGTATCTATGACCCTGATTTCATTGCTGCTAATCAAGGCTCACGTGCTAACAACTTGATCAAAGGAACCAAGAAAGAACAAGTTGAACAAGTTATTAAGGATATTAG GGAGTTCAAGGAGAAGAACAAGGTGGACAAGATTGTTGTCTTATGGACCGCTAACACAGAGAGATACAGCAATGTTGCTGTTGGCCTTAATGACACGACGGAAAATCTTCTTGCTGCTTTGGACAGAAATGAGGCTGAGATTTCACCCTCCACCTTGTATGCTATAGCTTGCATGTATGAAAATGTCCCTTTTATAAACGGCAGCCCTCAGAACACATTTGTCCCAG GTTTGATTGATTTGGCCATTAAGAGGAACTGCTTGATTGGTGGAGATGACTTCAAGAGTGGGCAGACAAAGATGAAATCTGTGCTTGTTGATTTCCTCGTGGGGGCTGGTATCAAG CCAACTTCAATTGTGAGCTACAACCATTTGGGGAACAATGATGGCATGAATCTTTCTGCCCCTCAAACTTTTAGGTCCAAGGAGATCTCCAAAAGCAATGTGGTGGATGACATGGTTGCCAGCAATGGTATCCTTTATGAACCTGGGGAGCACCCTGACCATGTTGTTGTCATTAAG TATGTGCCATATGTTGGAGACAGCAAGAGAGCCATGGATGAATACACATCAGAAATATTTATGGGGGGAAAGAGCACTATAGTGTTGCACAACACTTGTGAAGACTCTCTTTTGGCTGCTCCAATCATCTTGGATCTTGTCCTCCTTGCTGAACTTAGCACTCGCATTCAGCTCAAAGCTGAAGGAGAG GGAAagttccactccttccaccctGTGGCCACAATTCTCAGCTATCTCTCTAAAGCCCCTCTT GTACCACCAGGCACACCAGTGGTGAATGCACTTTCAAAACAGAGGGCAATGCTAGAGAACATATTGAGGGCTTGTGTTGGACTCGCACCAGAGAACAACATGATTTTGGAATATAAGTGA